One genomic window of Sporocytophaga myxococcoides DSM 11118 includes the following:
- a CDS encoding alpha/beta hydrolase family protein: protein MDTMIQTSAERVKTFTAIEAKRQNKKQKSFVLSLIRFYFKHLTLFNEDFAINFATKLFKTTRRSKLKQAEIDFLASAQKFDITYKNEKLKGYSWGTDGPVILLIHGWDSKAAHFKDFVPTLLAAGYKVVAFDGPAHGNSPGKQTDMIDFGNAVEALMRETKDIKGIIAHSFGATSVIHKLAHNNNFPIEKLIAISCSFKPPGVLTRFGSFLCMNQSLISKLIKDFERKYPEASENFKNRSYVRAVKVKDILLIHDRNDQVIPFNDTYELIAAWENANFLLTENLGHKQIIKDPTIIKHVIEFIQK, encoded by the coding sequence ATGGATACAATGATTCAAACCAGTGCCGAAAGAGTAAAAACTTTTACAGCCATTGAGGCCAAGAGGCAGAATAAAAAGCAAAAGTCTTTTGTACTTTCATTAATCAGATTCTATTTTAAGCATCTTACCTTATTTAATGAAGACTTTGCAATTAACTTTGCAACAAAACTTTTTAAGACCACGAGGAGAAGTAAATTAAAGCAAGCTGAAATTGATTTTCTTGCCAGTGCCCAAAAGTTTGATATAACTTATAAGAATGAAAAACTAAAAGGATACTCCTGGGGTACAGATGGACCGGTGATTTTGCTGATTCATGGCTGGGACTCAAAAGCAGCACATTTCAAGGACTTCGTACCAACCTTACTTGCAGCAGGATATAAAGTAGTTGCTTTTGATGGGCCGGCCCACGGAAACTCTCCGGGAAAGCAAACGGATATGATAGATTTTGGAAATGCTGTGGAAGCATTAATGAGGGAGACAAAAGATATCAAAGGCATTATCGCACATTCATTTGGCGCAACTTCTGTTATTCATAAGCTTGCACATAATAATAATTTTCCAATAGAAAAACTTATAGCAATAAGTTGCTCTTTCAAACCACCTGGTGTTCTCACACGTTTTGGCTCCTTTCTTTGCATGAATCAATCTCTTATATCAAAATTAATTAAGGACTTCGAGAGAAAATACCCTGAAGCATCGGAGAATTTTAAAAACAGATCATATGTAAGAGCAGTCAAGGTAAAGGACATTTTACTCATCCATGACAGGAATGATCAGGTGATCCCTTTTAATGACACCTACGAGCTAATTGCTGCATGGGAGAATGCCAATTTTTTACTTACAGAAAATCTGGGACACAAACAGATCATTAAAGATCCTACGATTATTAAACATGTGATAGAGTTTATACAAAAGTAG
- a CDS encoding acyl-CoA dehydrogenase family protein, translating to MTTLTKKIKGGEFIVKETEADSIFIPEEFNEEQKMIADMAKDFLRTEVLPNLDRIDVQEPGLMESLLVKAGELGLLGTSIPEKYNGFGKDFNTSLLMTEVVGGGHSFAVALAAHTGIGTLPILYFGTEAQKQKYLPKLATGELKASYCLTEPGSGSDALAAKTKAELTPDGKHYIINGQKMWITNAGFADVFIVFAQIDGDKFTGFIVEKGPGVTLGNEEHKMGIKGSSTRQVFFNDCKVPAENVLGQIGKGHLIAFNILNIGRIKLAGAALGGSKRTSTLSIQYAKERIQFKQPIANFGAIQHKLAEQAVQIFAVESAMYRAGADINASEEKLMSEGKSQEEALLGAAQEFAIECAILKVAGSEVLDYVSDEGVQIFGGYGFSADYPMDRAYRDSRINRIFEGTNEINRLLTLDMFMKKAMKGEIDLMGPAMAVQKELTGIPEFGNDDDGFLAAEKKAIKNFKKALLMIAGAAAQKYMDKLAYEQEIVMNLADIAILTYVAESTLLRAEKLKNIKGEEAAKHALEIAKIYLNDAADKVNIAGKNAINAMAEGDMQRMMLMGLKRFTKVIPYNTKDARRRLAAYLIEANQYPF from the coding sequence ATGACGACACTAACTAAGAAAATCAAAGGAGGCGAGTTCATTGTTAAAGAAACTGAAGCCGATAGCATATTCATCCCTGAAGAATTTAATGAGGAGCAAAAGATGATTGCCGACATGGCAAAAGATTTTTTGAGAACTGAAGTGCTTCCTAACCTTGATAGAATAGACGTTCAGGAACCTGGACTTATGGAATCTCTTCTGGTGAAAGCCGGAGAGCTGGGCTTACTTGGAACTTCTATACCTGAAAAATATAATGGTTTCGGAAAAGACTTTAATACGTCGCTTCTGATGACTGAAGTAGTTGGTGGAGGGCATTCATTTGCTGTTGCGCTAGCAGCCCATACTGGTATCGGTACTTTGCCTATTTTATATTTCGGAACAGAGGCTCAAAAACAAAAATATCTTCCGAAGCTTGCTACAGGTGAGCTTAAGGCTAGTTACTGTCTTACAGAGCCAGGATCCGGATCAGATGCCCTTGCCGCAAAGACAAAGGCTGAGTTGACTCCTGATGGAAAACATTATATTATCAATGGTCAGAAAATGTGGATTACCAACGCGGGTTTTGCGGATGTATTCATTGTGTTTGCGCAGATCGACGGCGATAAATTTACTGGCTTTATTGTTGAGAAAGGTCCTGGAGTGACGCTTGGTAACGAAGAGCACAAGATGGGTATCAAGGGATCAAGTACACGGCAGGTATTTTTTAATGACTGTAAAGTGCCTGCAGAAAATGTTCTTGGACAGATAGGTAAAGGTCACCTGATCGCATTCAACATTCTGAATATTGGACGTATTAAACTTGCTGGAGCAGCCCTTGGTGGATCCAAGAGAACAAGTACATTGTCTATCCAGTATGCAAAAGAAAGAATTCAGTTTAAACAACCGATTGCAAATTTTGGAGCTATCCAGCATAAACTTGCAGAGCAGGCGGTACAGATATTCGCTGTAGAGTCTGCAATGTACAGAGCCGGAGCTGATATCAATGCTTCAGAGGAGAAGTTGATGAGCGAAGGTAAATCTCAAGAAGAAGCTCTGCTTGGAGCAGCTCAGGAGTTTGCAATAGAGTGTGCAATATTGAAAGTGGCAGGATCTGAGGTGTTGGATTATGTATCAGATGAAGGCGTTCAGATATTTGGTGGTTATGGTTTTTCAGCTGATTATCCGATGGACAGGGCTTACAGAGATTCAAGAATTAACAGGATCTTTGAAGGAACCAACGAGATCAACAGATTGCTTACGCTTGATATGTTTATGAAGAAAGCTATGAAAGGCGAGATCGATCTGATGGGTCCTGCAATGGCTGTTCAGAAAGAACTAACAGGTATTCCGGAGTTTGGGAACGATGATGATGGTTTCCTTGCTGCTGAGAAAAAAGCTATTAAAAATTTCAAAAAAGCCTTATTGATGATCGCAGGTGCTGCGGCACAAAAGTACATGGATAAGCTAGCTTATGAGCAAGAGATTGTAATGAATCTTGCGGATATAGCAATCCTTACTTATGTTGCTGAGTCGACATTGTTAAGAGCAGAGAAGCTAAAGAACATTAAAGGTGAAGAAGCTGCGAAACATGCCCTGGAGATCGCTAAGATCTACTTGAATGATGCTGCAGATAAAGTAAACATAGCAGGTAAAAATGCTATCAATGCAATGGCTGAAGGAGATATGCAAAGAATGATGCTAATGGGACTGAAGAGATTTACGAAAGTAATTCCTTATAATACCAAAGATGCAAGAAGAAGATTGGCAGCATATCTGATTGAAGCAAACCAATATCCTTTCTGA
- a CDS encoding acetyl-CoA C-acyltransferase produces MNTYIVAGYRSAVGKAPRGVFRFFRPDDLATEVIKHLVNSVPSLDKERIDDVIVGNATPEAEQGLNIGRMISLMGLNTVKVPGMTVNRYCASGLETIAIAHAKISAGMADCIIAGGAECMSPIPFGGWKIVPNYELTKEHADYYWGMGLTAEAVADQYKVSREDQDNFAFQSHMKALNAIKNGLFKDDIVPITVKETYLDENEKKKTREYVVANDEGPRADTNIASLNKLKPVFAANGSVTAGNSSQTSDGAAFLLLMSEKMVKELNVTPIARMVSYATAGVEPRIMGIGPIDAIPKAVKMAGMKLDDIDLVELNEAFASQSLAVIRETGLNPDKVNVNGGAIALGHPLGCTGAKLSVQIFNELKRRNKKYGMVTMCVGTGQGAAGIFEML; encoded by the coding sequence ATGAATACATATATAGTAGCAGGTTACAGATCAGCAGTGGGGAAAGCTCCAAGAGGAGTATTCAGATTTTTTCGCCCCGACGATCTTGCCACAGAAGTAATTAAACATCTTGTTAATTCTGTTCCCAGTCTTGACAAAGAAAGAATAGATGATGTGATAGTGGGTAATGCAACACCAGAGGCTGAGCAGGGATTGAATATTGGTAGAATGATTTCTCTGATGGGATTAAATACGGTAAAAGTTCCAGGCATGACAGTCAACAGGTACTGTGCTTCAGGTCTTGAAACAATTGCAATCGCTCATGCTAAAATCAGTGCAGGGATGGCAGATTGTATTATTGCCGGTGGAGCGGAATGTATGAGTCCTATACCTTTCGGTGGTTGGAAGATCGTTCCGAACTACGAACTGACAAAAGAGCACGCAGACTACTACTGGGGAATGGGATTAACAGCTGAAGCAGTTGCAGATCAGTATAAAGTATCAAGAGAAGATCAGGATAATTTCGCTTTTCAATCGCACATGAAAGCGTTGAATGCCATCAAGAACGGTTTGTTTAAAGATGACATTGTCCCTATCACAGTGAAGGAAACTTATCTTGATGAGAACGAAAAGAAAAAGACCAGAGAATATGTAGTTGCAAATGACGAAGGTCCGAGAGCTGATACAAACATAGCTTCTCTTAATAAACTAAAACCCGTATTTGCAGCAAACGGATCCGTTACTGCAGGGAACTCTTCTCAGACATCAGATGGAGCAGCGTTTTTATTGCTAATGTCTGAAAAGATGGTGAAGGAGCTTAATGTAACGCCGATTGCAAGAATGGTATCTTATGCCACTGCTGGGGTAGAACCAAGAATTATGGGTATCGGTCCGATCGATGCAATACCAAAGGCTGTGAAAATGGCTGGTATGAAGCTTGACGATATTGACCTTGTAGAACTGAACGAAGCATTTGCAAGTCAGTCTCTTGCTGTGATCAGAGAAACAGGTCTTAACCCTGATAAAGTGAATGTAAACGGCGGAGCGATCGCATTAGGCCACCCTCTGGGATGCACAGGAGCTAAGTTGTCTGTTCAGATTTTCAATGAGTTGAAAAGAAGAAATAAAAAGTACGGCATGGTTACCATGTGTGTTGGTACAGGTCAAGGCGCCGCCGGCATATTTGAAATGCTGTAA
- a CDS encoding 3-hydroxyacyl-CoA dehydrogenase/enoyl-CoA hydratase family protein, whose product MTRKIKKVAVLGSGVMGSRIACHFANIGVEVLLLDIAPKELNDAEKAKGLTLESKVVKNRIVNDALQTAIKSNPAPLYDADFQKRISTGNFDDNMKEIGSYDWIIEVVVENLNVKKIVFESVEKFRKPGTLVTSNTSGIPIHLMAEGRSVDFQKNFCGAHFFNPPRYLKLLEIIPTQKTDPEVVKFLMHYGDLFLGKTTVLCKDTPAFIANRVGIYSIMEVLNVMGDLGLNIDEVDKLTGPVIGRPKSATFRTADVVGLDTLIKVANNLYEGLPNDESKDAFKLKDYLKVMDEKKWYGDKSGQGFYKKSKSAEGKTEILSLDLKTMDYAPQQKVKFPTLEQTKTIDDLKTRMKVLLAGQDKAGEFYRKSFAGIFRYVTNRIPEISDELYRIDDAMKAGFGWELGPFETWDAVGLEKGLKVMEELGKNPAQWVYDLIAGGNKSFYKVEDGKRKYYDIPSKSYKEIPGTEDFIILENIKGNKVVWKNTGASLYDIGDGVLNLEFHTKMNTLGGEVIEGINKAINLAEKDYAGLVIANEAPNFSAGANLALLLMYAIEQEYDEIDFMIRTFQNTMMRARYSSIPVVVCPHGLTLGGGCEMSLHADAIQAHAETYIGLVEFGVGLIPAGGGTKEMTLRVSDAYEEGDIQLNSLKNAYMNIATAKVATSAHEAKRMGYLRVQDGISVNANRVITDAKNKVLELAKEGYSQPKQRRDIKVLGKNGLGMFLAGANSMVSGRYISEHDKLISEKLAYVMCGGDLSAPTLVSEQYLLDLEREAFLSLTGQKKTLERIQSILTSGKPLRN is encoded by the coding sequence ATGACCAGAAAAATCAAGAAAGTTGCTGTATTGGGCTCTGGTGTGATGGGTTCACGAATCGCCTGCCATTTCGCAAATATCGGAGTGGAAGTGTTGTTACTGGATATCGCACCTAAAGAACTTAATGACGCAGAAAAAGCTAAAGGTTTAACTTTAGAAAGTAAGGTGGTAAAAAACAGGATCGTTAACGATGCTTTGCAAACAGCCATCAAATCAAACCCTGCACCTTTATATGATGCAGATTTTCAGAAGAGAATAAGCACAGGGAACTTCGATGATAATATGAAGGAGATTGGAAGTTATGACTGGATCATTGAAGTTGTTGTAGAAAATCTGAATGTTAAAAAGATTGTTTTCGAAAGTGTAGAGAAATTCAGAAAGCCCGGAACGCTTGTGACTTCTAATACTTCCGGTATTCCGATTCATTTAATGGCAGAAGGAAGAAGCGTAGATTTCCAGAAAAACTTCTGCGGTGCGCACTTCTTCAACCCTCCTAGATATTTAAAACTTCTTGAAATAATTCCTACTCAAAAGACTGATCCGGAAGTTGTAAAATTCCTGATGCATTACGGAGATCTTTTCCTTGGAAAGACCACTGTACTGTGTAAGGATACTCCTGCTTTCATAGCAAACAGAGTAGGTATTTATTCCATCATGGAAGTGCTGAATGTAATGGGTGACCTAGGTTTGAATATAGATGAAGTAGATAAACTTACTGGCCCGGTAATCGGAAGACCCAAATCTGCAACATTCAGAACTGCTGATGTTGTTGGTCTTGATACTTTAATTAAGGTAGCTAATAACCTTTATGAAGGTCTTCCAAATGATGAGTCTAAAGATGCCTTTAAACTTAAGGATTATCTGAAAGTGATGGATGAGAAGAAATGGTATGGAGACAAATCAGGACAAGGTTTTTATAAGAAATCAAAAAGTGCTGAAGGAAAAACTGAGATCCTTTCTCTTGACTTAAAGACAATGGATTATGCTCCTCAGCAAAAAGTAAAATTCCCAACCCTCGAGCAAACAAAAACCATTGATGATCTTAAAACCAGAATGAAAGTTTTGCTTGCAGGTCAGGATAAGGCAGGGGAGTTTTACAGAAAATCTTTTGCAGGAATTTTCAGATATGTAACAAACAGAATACCTGAAATTTCTGATGAGTTATATAGAATAGATGATGCCATGAAAGCAGGCTTCGGATGGGAACTTGGTCCTTTCGAAACATGGGATGCTGTAGGTCTTGAAAAAGGTCTTAAAGTAATGGAAGAGCTTGGTAAAAACCCAGCTCAGTGGGTTTATGATCTGATAGCTGGAGGAAACAAATCATTCTATAAAGTAGAAGACGGAAAGAGAAAGTATTATGATATCCCCTCAAAATCTTACAAAGAGATTCCGGGAACAGAAGACTTTATAATCCTTGAAAATATTAAAGGAAATAAAGTTGTATGGAAAAATACTGGCGCTTCATTGTATGATATCGGTGATGGCGTTCTGAACCTTGAGTTCCATACAAAAATGAATACACTTGGAGGTGAGGTAATAGAAGGTATTAACAAGGCCATCAACCTTGCTGAAAAGGATTATGCAGGTCTGGTAATAGCTAATGAAGCTCCGAACTTCTCTGCTGGAGCGAACCTTGCACTTCTTTTAATGTATGCGATCGAACAAGAATACGATGAAATCGATTTCATGATCCGTACTTTCCAAAACACCATGATGAGAGCCCGGTATTCCTCAATCCCTGTAGTTGTTTGTCCACATGGACTTACACTTGGAGGTGGTTGTGAAATGAGTCTTCATGCAGACGCTATTCAGGCACATGCGGAAACTTATATCGGCCTCGTTGAATTCGGCGTAGGTTTGATTCCTGCCGGTGGTGGTACAAAAGAAATGACATTGCGAGTGTCTGATGCTTATGAAGAAGGCGATATTCAATTAAATTCTTTAAAAAATGCTTATATGAATATTGCTACTGCGAAAGTTGCAACTTCAGCACACGAAGCAAAGAGAATGGGATATCTGAGAGTACAGGACGGCATCTCTGTAAATGCTAACAGAGTAATAACAGATGCAAAAAACAAAGTACTTGAACTTGCAAAAGAAGGATATTCTCAACCTAAGCAAAGAAGAGATATTAAAGTGCTTGGTAAAAATGGTCTTGGTATGTTCCTTGCAGGAGCTAATTCAATGGTTTCCGGTCGCTATATCAGCGAGCACGACAAATTGATATCTGAGAAATTGGCTTATGTAATGTGCGGCGGAGATCTTTCTGCTCCAACCCTTGTATCTGAGCAATACCTGCTTGACCTCGAAAGAGAGGCATTCCTTTCTCTGACAGGACAAAAGAAAACGCTTGAAAGAATTCAAAGCATTCTTACAAGCGGTAAACCTCTTAGAAACTAA
- a CDS encoding MarR family winged helix-turn-helix transcriptional regulator — protein MKPYQTVCFHIKTTWHAISRMYNEQAAKFGYTASIGYVLLYIDNVEGTPATKIGPLIGMEPRSLTRMLKGLEESELIRRVQDKKDKRLVKIFLTEKGKEKKEMAKKVVRRFNQVVREEIPEEKLKVFFEVAEKINSIIDHKEIYNNKTENTNTF, from the coding sequence ATGAAGCCTTATCAAACGGTTTGTTTCCATATTAAGACTACCTGGCATGCAATTTCCAGGATGTACAATGAGCAGGCTGCAAAATTTGGGTACACAGCGTCAATAGGTTATGTCCTTTTGTATATAGATAATGTAGAAGGAACTCCGGCTACGAAAATTGGTCCATTGATCGGAATGGAGCCGAGAAGCCTTACCCGAATGCTGAAAGGTCTGGAAGAAAGTGAATTGATCCGCAGAGTACAAGACAAAAAAGATAAAAGGCTTGTGAAGATATTTCTGACCGAAAAAGGCAAAGAGAAAAAGGAGATGGCGAAGAAGGTTGTCAGAAGGTTTAATCAGGTTGTGCGTGAGGAGATTCCGGAAGAAAAATTAAAAGTATTTTTTGAAGTCGCGGAAAAAATAAATAGTATTATCGATCATAAAGAAATTTATAATAATAAAACCGAAAACACTAACACTTTTTAG
- the purU gene encoding formyltetrahydrofolate deformylase → MENTILLIDCPDEKGLIFKITGLLYKNHLNIIENSEFVDKNRGWFFMRTEFTGFFPEKPLLEELREILPTGSTIKLTQKEQKKVVLMVTKEHHCLSDLLVRNYFKDLNMSVEAVISNYMILDKIASKFDIPFYYVSHENRSREDHEKYIHQVLSELDFQYIVLAKYMRILSPEFIAKYPNQIINIHHSFLPAFIGASPYAQAFERGVKIIGATAHFVNEDLDQGPIIAQNILPVAHSHSASDMALAGKDVEKNVLAKALKLVFEERVFVSGNKTVIFD, encoded by the coding sequence ATGGAAAACACGATTTTGCTGATTGACTGTCCTGACGAGAAAGGACTGATTTTTAAGATAACAGGGTTATTATATAAAAACCATCTTAACATTATAGAGAACTCTGAATTTGTAGATAAAAACAGAGGTTGGTTTTTTATGAGAACGGAGTTCACAGGTTTCTTTCCTGAAAAACCTCTTTTAGAAGAATTAAGGGAAATTCTCCCCACAGGATCAACAATTAAGCTCACTCAAAAAGAACAGAAAAAAGTTGTACTAATGGTTACTAAGGAACACCACTGCCTGAGTGACTTGCTTGTGAGAAATTATTTTAAAGATTTGAACATGTCTGTTGAAGCAGTGATCAGCAACTACATGATTCTTGATAAGATAGCTTCAAAGTTTGATATTCCTTTTTATTATGTAAGTCACGAAAACAGATCAAGAGAAGACCATGAAAAATATATTCATCAGGTGCTTTCAGAGTTGGACTTCCAATATATAGTGCTTGCGAAGTACATGCGTATTCTCTCCCCGGAATTTATAGCAAAGTATCCTAACCAGATCATCAACATCCATCATTCATTCCTTCCTGCATTCATAGGTGCGAGTCCTTATGCTCAGGCTTTCGAACGAGGAGTAAAAATCATAGGTGCTACTGCACATTTCGTAAATGAAGATTTGGACCAGGGCCCCATCATTGCACAAAACATTCTTCCGGTTGCTCATTCCCATAGCGCTTCAGACATGGCCCTTGCAGGAAAAGATGTAGAAAAGAATGTTCTTGCAAAAGCACTGAAGCTTGTATTTGAAGAGAGAGTTTTTGTGAGCGGAAATAAGACTGTAATATTTGACTAA
- a CDS encoding DUF2867 domain-containing protein: MKAQKTTSRESALINQNFPFADYSDSYKTEFHSAYQITVNDLVYAFFDSSPKWIEKLFALRNTVVKIFGLKVSELNDRKGQRELFKVEKGNGLGLFKVFDKNDNEVMLGEDDKHLDFRVLFHLIKNGNDHYVFTLTTPVRFHNAFGRFYFTIIKPFHQFIVPSMMSSIVKKVTTNKN, from the coding sequence ATGAAGGCCCAAAAAACAACATCTCGGGAAAGTGCTTTAATCAATCAAAACTTCCCTTTTGCAGATTACTCTGACTCATATAAAACAGAATTCCACTCTGCCTATCAAATTACTGTCAATGACCTTGTCTATGCCTTCTTCGACTCTTCCCCCAAATGGATTGAAAAACTATTTGCCCTTAGGAATACTGTTGTTAAAATATTTGGCCTGAAAGTTTCTGAACTTAACGACAGAAAGGGTCAGAGAGAACTCTTCAAAGTTGAGAAGGGAAATGGCCTTGGACTGTTCAAGGTCTTTGATAAAAACGACAATGAGGTAATGCTCGGGGAAGACGATAAACATCTTGACTTCAGAGTTTTGTTTCACCTTATAAAAAACGGAAATGATCATTATGTATTCACACTTACGACTCCTGTAAGATTTCATAATGCCTTCGGAAGATTCTATTTCACTATTATAAAACCATTCCATCAATTCATAGTACCGTCTATGATGAGTAGTATTGTTAAGAAAGTAACTACCAATAAAAACTGA
- the gldM gene encoding gliding motility protein GldM, translated as MAGSKETPRQKMIGMMYLVLTALLALQVSSALIYKFQYLNDSLEKTVSETKEISSEKLKNIASAVKQKGNKADEVKLKEEAEAISQRTRDLVTFIDNLKKDMITKTGGLEEDGTLKGAKEETEVEVIMIGAAKNGKAYELKKKLNDYVSFVNERSDKKFGAIALDASEDPLLKNNPDQRNKDFAELNFGQTPLVAALAALSEMESRVVGIEAVVLDAKSKKLDADEYKVDELIPMVRTGTKIIPAGMKYEADVFLTAITNSDKPKISVGNADLVVDNNGVGKFSFTASGGNYIGGEIKKTWTGKIKIKKPNGQDTIYTITEEYIVTEPVIQVESATPPVLYKNCGNKLNVQVPALANNYNPDFKVEGASVTKGSKKGEVMVVPTGSIPIVSLKVNSNGNYIGEQKFTIKLIPPPTVEVRVNGRVIDPRVGVEAKTVRNISVRMVPNPDFQRMLPQEAIYNITEWSMSVGRGRRGSPSKTFKSTTISVNDIGTQLNPNDNIIIDIKQVKRKNYKGELEEVKMPDKPEVVTLY; from the coding sequence ATGGCAGGATCTAAAGAAACACCAAGACAAAAGATGATAGGTATGATGTACCTCGTCTTAACCGCATTGCTTGCACTTCAGGTAAGTTCGGCATTGATATATAAATTCCAGTACCTCAACGATAGTCTTGAAAAGACTGTATCCGAAACAAAAGAAATCAGCAGTGAAAAACTTAAAAACATTGCATCTGCAGTAAAACAGAAAGGCAATAAAGCGGATGAAGTAAAACTAAAAGAAGAAGCTGAAGCTATCTCCCAGAGAACCCGTGACCTTGTTACATTCATAGATAATCTGAAAAAGGATATGATTACCAAGACCGGAGGCCTGGAAGAAGACGGAACTTTGAAAGGAGCTAAAGAAGAAACAGAGGTTGAAGTGATCATGATCGGTGCGGCAAAAAATGGTAAGGCTTATGAGCTTAAGAAAAAATTGAATGATTATGTAAGCTTCGTAAATGAACGTTCGGATAAAAAATTCGGTGCTATCGCTCTTGATGCATCTGAAGATCCCTTACTAAAAAATAATCCGGACCAAAGGAATAAAGATTTTGCAGAGTTGAACTTTGGACAAACACCATTAGTCGCGGCACTGGCAGCCTTAAGCGAAATGGAATCCAGAGTGGTAGGTATTGAAGCTGTTGTACTAGATGCCAAAAGTAAAAAGCTTGATGCAGATGAATATAAAGTTGATGAATTAATACCAATGGTCCGCACAGGAACTAAAATTATACCTGCAGGTATGAAGTATGAGGCCGATGTATTTTTGACCGCCATTACCAACTCAGACAAGCCTAAAATAAGTGTTGGAAATGCTGATCTTGTGGTAGATAATAATGGAGTAGGGAAATTTTCATTTACTGCAAGTGGTGGAAACTACATTGGAGGAGAGATTAAAAAAACATGGACTGGAAAAATAAAAATTAAAAAGCCCAACGGACAGGACACTATCTATACCATCACGGAAGAATATATAGTTACCGAGCCCGTGATTCAGGTCGAGTCTGCAACGCCACCTGTACTCTATAAAAACTGCGGCAACAAGTTGAATGTACAGGTTCCTGCTCTTGCTAACAATTATAATCCGGACTTCAAGGTAGAAGGAGCAAGTGTAACCAAGGGTTCTAAAAAAGGTGAAGTGATGGTCGTTCCGACAGGAAGCATTCCTATAGTCTCTCTAAAAGTAAATAGCAACGGCAATTATATTGGAGAACAAAAGTTTACAATAAAGCTTATTCCGCCCCCAACGGTTGAAGTAAGAGTGAATGGCAGGGTCATAGATCCTCGTGTGGGAGTGGAAGCAAAAACTGTCAGAAATATCAGCGTAAGGATGGTACCCAATCCCGATTTTCAAAGAATGCTTCCTCAAGAAGCTATCTATAACATTACTGAATGGTCTATGTCCGTGGGACGCGGAAGAAGAGGTAGTCCTTCAAAAACTTTCAAGTCGACTACCATTAGCGTTAACGATATTGGCACACAACTCAACCCAAACGACAATATAATCATTGACATAAAACAAGTTAAAAGAAAAAATTATAAAGGTGAACTTGAAGAAGTTAAGATGCCTGATAAACCTGAGGTGGTGACTCTCTACTAA